One stretch of Deltaproteobacteria bacterium DNA includes these proteins:
- a CDS encoding ABC transporter ATP-binding protein translates to MSQSHGLTIRGLTKTYANGIKALDGIDLDVSLGLYGLLGPNGAGKSTLMRTLATLQAPDTGRIMLDGVDTLADPNHLRRRLGYLPQQIGAYPGVSGRDLLDRFAWLKGRTDQQKRRAEVETLLERVNLSDAAHRAVTTYSGGMMRRFGIAMALIGSPRLLIVDEPTAGLDPAERNRFHRVLADVAEEAVVLLSTHIVEDVENLCPRLAIMAKGRIVAEGAPEKLTDRLQDRLWSRVVPRGQALPQAVRLAATPTGT, encoded by the coding sequence ATGTCCCAATCCCACGGCCTGACCATTCGCGGCCTGACCAAAACCTATGCCAACGGAATCAAGGCCCTGGATGGCATCGACCTGGATGTCTCGCTGGGCCTGTACGGTCTTCTTGGACCCAACGGGGCCGGCAAGAGCACCCTCATGCGCACCCTGGCCACCCTCCAGGCCCCGGATACGGGCCGGATCATGCTGGATGGCGTCGATACCCTGGCCGATCCCAACCATCTGCGCCGCCGTCTGGGCTATCTGCCGCAGCAGATCGGAGCCTATCCCGGCGTCAGCGGCCGGGATCTGCTCGACCGCTTTGCCTGGCTCAAAGGCCGGACCGATCAGCAGAAACGCCGCGCCGAGGTGGAAACGCTCCTTGAGCGGGTCAACCTGTCCGACGCGGCTCACCGCGCCGTGACCACCTATTCGGGTGGCATGATGCGGCGCTTCGGCATTGCCATGGCCCTGATCGGCTCGCCGCGTTTGCTCATCGTCGACGAACCCACGGCCGGCCTCGACCCGGCCGAACGTAACCGGTTTCATCGGGTCCTGGCCGACGTGGCCGAAGAAGCCGTGGTCCTCTTGTCGACCCATATCGTCGAGGACGTGGAGAACCTGTGCCCCCGCCTGGCCATCATGGCCAAAGGCCGCATCGTGGCCGAGGGCGCGCCGGAAAAGCTGACCGACCGGCTCCAGGACCGGCTGTGGTCACGGGTGGTGCCGCGCGGGCAGGCCCTGCCCCAAGCGGTCAGGCTGGCCGCCACACCTACCGGCAC
- a CDS encoding ABC transporter ATP-binding protein gives MNTLTDSFRPVPSLAETWRRMQLAAGDQSPLLRRSMLFSLLSAVVQGLAFAAFYPLLRLMLASPINTGAAAWWLAFLVLCTVLDAVLRWKARDFDYSSPLADVTHDLRVSLGKQLRRMPLEELYRKRTGELSAVLAGNVDEIITPMGMISSTFINSIVTPAVALIVTIFVDWRLALAMLVLLALATPVYHRRRRSTGEKMRTLAEAHARTSADLIEYAQGLPVLRATGQTGARAERLRQSLDHLRLIQEKAQLRDLQISLLASSVVQIGLVLVMILGVWFILTGSLDLAALTALLVVVARFAEPLAVSFHLSDAFDLMEAGFEQVEQLMAIPPLPVPIQPGIPQSFDIRFEGVDFRYADNPEQILTNVGFTLPERSLTALVGPSGSGKTTVTRLIMRHADPQTGSVRIGGVDLRDMDPETIMRHVSVVFQDVYLFDDTILNNIRMGRAEATDAEVEEAARAAHCHEFISRLPDGYGTRVGDIGGCLSGGERQRISIARAILKNAPIVILDEPTAALDTESEVAVQRAIDALVRDRTVIVIAHRLSTIVGADAILVLDEGRLVEQGKHAELLKAGGRYRAMWDAQSLAKDWHLRSALPQTIHREEIICPNPTA, from the coding sequence ATGAACACTCTGACCGATTCCTTCCGCCCTGTCCCCTCCCTGGCCGAAACCTGGCGGCGCATGCAGCTCGCCGCCGGGGATCAGTCCCCGCTCCTGCGCCGCAGCATGCTCTTTTCCCTGCTCTCGGCCGTGGTCCAGGGCCTGGCTTTTGCCGCCTTTTACCCGTTGCTGCGCCTCATGCTGGCCTCGCCCATCAACACCGGGGCCGCCGCGTGGTGGCTGGCCTTCCTGGTGCTGTGCACGGTCCTCGACGCGGTCCTGCGCTGGAAAGCCCGGGACTTCGACTATTCCAGCCCCCTGGCCGACGTGACCCACGATCTGCGGGTGAGCCTGGGCAAGCAGCTGCGGCGCATGCCCCTGGAAGAGCTGTACCGCAAACGCACCGGTGAGCTTTCGGCCGTACTGGCTGGCAACGTGGACGAGATCATCACGCCCATGGGCATGATTTCCTCGACCTTCATCAATTCCATCGTCACCCCGGCCGTGGCCCTGATCGTGACCATATTCGTGGACTGGCGCCTGGCCCTGGCCATGCTCGTGTTGCTGGCCCTGGCCACGCCGGTCTACCACCGCCGTCGCCGCAGCACCGGAGAAAAAATGCGCACCCTGGCCGAGGCCCATGCCCGCACCTCGGCCGACCTGATCGAATACGCCCAGGGCCTGCCCGTGCTGCGGGCCACGGGCCAGACCGGCGCACGGGCCGAACGTCTGCGCCAGTCCCTGGACCACCTGCGCCTGATTCAGGAAAAGGCCCAACTGCGCGACTTGCAAATCAGCCTCCTGGCCTCGTCCGTGGTGCAGATAGGCCTGGTCCTGGTCATGATCCTGGGAGTGTGGTTCATCCTGACCGGCAGCCTGGACCTGGCCGCCCTGACCGCCCTGCTGGTGGTCGTGGCCCGCTTTGCCGAGCCTCTGGCCGTCTCCTTTCATCTGTCCGATGCCTTTGACCTCATGGAGGCCGGGTTCGAGCAGGTTGAACAGCTCATGGCCATACCGCCCCTGCCCGTGCCCATCCAGCCCGGCATCCCCCAATCCTTTGATATCCGGTTTGAAGGCGTGGACTTTCGCTACGCCGACAACCCGGAGCAGATCCTGACCAATGTCGGCTTCACCCTGCCCGAGCGGTCGCTGACGGCCCTGGTCGGGCCATCGGGCTCGGGCAAGACCACAGTCACCCGCCTGATCATGCGCCATGCCGATCCGCAAACCGGCAGCGTGCGCATCGGCGGCGTGGACCTGCGCGACATGGACCCCGAAACCATCATGCGCCACGTGTCCGTGGTCTTCCAAGACGTCTATCTATTTGACGACACCATCCTGAACAACATCCGCATGGGCCGCGCCGAGGCCACCGACGCCGAGGTCGAGGAAGCGGCCAGGGCCGCCCACTGCCATGAGTTCATCTCCCGCCTGCCCGACGGCTACGGAACCAGGGTCGGCGACATCGGCGGCTGCCTGTCCGGCGGTGAGCGCCAGCGCATCAGCATTGCCCGGGCCATCCTCAAAAACGCCCCCATCGTCATCCTGGACGAGCCCACGGCGGCCCTGGACACGGAAAGCGAGGTCGCGGTGCAGCGGGCCATCGACGCCCTGGTCCGGGACCGGACCGTCATTGTCATCGCCCACCGTTTGTCGACCATTGTCGGCGCGGACGCCATCCTGGTCCTGGACGAAGGCAGACTGGTCGAACAGGGAAAACACGCCGAATTGCTGAAGGCTGGCGGCCGTTACCGCGCCATGTGGGACGCCCAGAGTCTGGCCAAGGACTGGCACCTGCGGAGCGCGTTGCCTCAAACCATTCATCGCGAGGAGATCATATGTCCCAATCCCACGGCCTGA